The Sulfurimonas lithotrophica genome includes a region encoding these proteins:
- a CDS encoding adenosylmethionine--8-amino-7-oxononanoate transaminase: MKNEELKNRDLDVLWHPCSQMKDYESLPLTPVKSGKGVWLEDFEGNKFIDGISSWWVNIFGHSNDYINQKIKEQLDTLEHVIIAGFTHEPIIKLSERLVKITPNGLDKCFYADNGSSAVEVALKMSFHAHKNDGKNKPIFVSLTNSYHGETIGALSVGDVELYKDTYEPLLIKSMQTPTPKDMSIDAAKVAAKEFENLCREKSNEISAIILEPLIQGAGYMHMYHPHFLELVRDICNRYDVHLIADEVMVGFGRTGKLFACEYADITPDFLVLSKGITGGYLPLSVVLTSNDVYAKFYCDYLEYKAFLHSHSYTGNALACAAANATLDIFENENVIKENEKKSAYMLEKLKEFEKLENVLEIRQTGMVSVVELKGYSSEQRIGLKVHQYCLERGVLIRPLGHVVYFMPPYIISYEEIDKMMDTTLEAINNLR; this comes from the coding sequence ATGAAAAATGAAGAACTAAAAAATAGAGACTTGGATGTCTTGTGGCATCCGTGTTCTCAGATGAAAGATTATGAAAGTTTGCCCCTTACTCCTGTAAAAAGCGGTAAAGGCGTATGGCTTGAAGATTTTGAAGGCAATAAGTTTATTGACGGCATCAGTTCTTGGTGGGTTAATATTTTTGGACACTCAAACGATTATATAAATCAAAAAATAAAAGAGCAATTAGATACCTTAGAACACGTTATAATAGCCGGTTTTACACATGAACCTATCATAAAACTTTCTGAACGCTTGGTAAAAATAACACCTAATGGTTTAGATAAATGTTTTTATGCAGATAATGGCTCGTCTGCCGTTGAAGTAGCACTTAAGATGAGTTTTCATGCACATAAAAATGACGGCAAAAATAAGCCTATATTCGTATCTCTTACAAATTCTTACCACGGTGAGACTATAGGTGCTTTAAGTGTAGGTGATGTAGAACTTTACAAAGATACATACGAGCCTTTGCTTATAAAAAGTATGCAAACACCTACACCAAAAGATATGAGTATAGATGCAGCCAAGGTTGCCGCAAAAGAGTTTGAAAATTTATGTAGAGAAAAATCAAACGAGATAAGTGCAATAATCCTTGAACCTCTTATTCAAGGGGCAGGGTATATGCATATGTATCATCCACATTTTTTAGAACTTGTGCGTGACATATGTAACAGATACGATGTGCATCTAATAGCCGATGAAGTGATGGTGGGTTTTGGAAGAACTGGTAAACTTTTTGCATGTGAATACGCAGATATAACACCTGATTTTTTAGTGCTCTCAAAAGGTATAACGGGCGGTTATTTACCTCTATCGGTTGTACTTACTTCAAATGATGTTTATGCAAAATTTTATTGTGATTATTTAGAGTATAAAGCTTTTTTGCATTCGCATTCATATACGGGAAATGCACTAGCTTGTGCTGCTGCAAATGCTACACTTGATATTTTTGAGAATGAAAATGTTATAAAAGAGAATGAGAAAAAATCTGCGTATATGTTAGAGAAGTTAAAAGAGTTTGAAAAGCTTGAAAACGTTTTGGAAATCAGACAAACGGGAATGGTCAGCGTAGTTGAACTTAAAGGTTATTCATCTGAACAGAGAATAGGACTAAAGGTGCATCAGTATTGTTTAGAACGCGGTGTTTTAATCCGTCCACTGGGTCACGTTGTATATTT
- a CDS encoding SurA N-terminal domain-containing protein: MITWMQRHKKYLIITIWISTIAFVGAGFVGWGQYSYGDKAGAVAKVGEIEVSMGDLQKAYSRLYNQYNKMFQGNFDEEKAKSFGLQKQALQQLIDQSLILNLASDYDLSVNDEELLDEIKSQEFFFKDGVFSKEVYKTMLSRNNLTMKDYEKDVKKQLLIQKVLILLPVKTNENENKILSTILSIADKIDYKVLSDEQISIDTSDKMLKPYWEGMKQNFMNEVSYDINYIKHDANTSKKDALRTYIDFKKSKLSTEVKTTKTTISKTTNPFDADTLEKISNLTLAAPFMKPVEIDGIFYTVELVKVNQATPKSYEDAKEEVKSLYVQEQKRMKLQELANNSYATFKGTTTKFVTQADALELTKLHPDEAKDFLSKLFTKQEKRGFVDIGNGKIVLYNILEQKMLNKSQQSDTLAKLKSSMFSEGLINNLQSKYKTEIFIEGL, encoded by the coding sequence ATGATTACGTGGATGCAAAGACATAAAAAATACCTTATTATTACTATTTGGATATCAACAATAGCTTTTGTTGGTGCAGGATTTGTAGGTTGGGGACAGTATTCTTACGGCGATAAAGCAGGAGCCGTAGCGAAAGTCGGGGAAATTGAAGTAAGTATGGGTGATTTACAAAAAGCTTATTCAAGACTATATAACCAGTATAACAAAATGTTCCAAGGAAACTTTGATGAAGAAAAAGCAAAAAGTTTTGGTCTTCAAAAACAAGCACTTCAACAGTTAATCGACCAGTCATTAATTTTAAATTTAGCATCTGATTATGATCTTAGCGTTAATGATGAAGAGTTACTAGATGAAATTAAGTCTCAAGAATTTTTCTTTAAAGACGGAGTGTTTTCAAAAGAGGTTTATAAAACCATGCTATCAAGAAATAATCTTACTATGAAAGATTATGAAAAAGATGTAAAAAAACAGCTATTAATCCAAAAAGTTTTAATTCTACTTCCTGTTAAAACTAATGAAAATGAAAATAAAATTCTCTCTACTATACTTAGCATCGCAGATAAAATAGACTATAAAGTTTTAAGTGATGAACAAATCAGTATAGATACTTCCGATAAAATGTTAAAACCTTACTGGGAAGGTATGAAACAAAACTTTATGAATGAAGTAAGCTATGATATAAACTATATAAAGCACGATGCAAATACAAGCAAAAAAGACGCTTTAAGAACATATATTGACTTTAAAAAATCAAAATTATCAACTGAAGTAAAAACTACTAAAACTACTATTAGTAAAACAACTAATCCTTTTGATGCCGATACTTTAGAAAAAATATCTAATTTAACACTTGCAGCACCTTTCATGAAACCTGTTGAAATAGACGGAATTTTTTATACGGTTGAACTTGTAAAAGTAAACCAAGCTACTCCAAAATCTTACGAAGATGCTAAAGAAGAAGTAAAGTCTCTTTACGTTCAAGAACAAAAAAGAATGAAACTTCAAGAATTGGCAAACAACTCTTATGCTACATTTAAAGGTACTACTACAAAATTTGTAACGCAAGCAGATGCCTTAGAATTAACAAAACTACACCCTGATGAAGCAAAAGATTTTCTTTCTAAACTTTTTACTAAACAAGAAAAAAGAGGATTTGTCGATATAGGTAATGGAAAGATTGTTCTTTATAACATTTTGGAACAAAAGATGCTTAATAAATCTCAACAAAGCGATACACTTGCAAAGTTGAAAAGTTCGATGTTTAGCGAAGGTTTAATTAACAATTTACAAAGCAAGTATAAAACAGAAATTTTTATAGAAGGACTGTAG
- the ftsA gene encoding cell division protein FtsA — MARTVLAIDIGSTKICAIIARIDDDNSCAAIGAGITKAQGLKRGTITNIELASKSIKQAVDDAKRVAATDVKSAIVSISGSYTKSLNSSGIVNIQNKEISFNEIERVMQTSLYNANIPNEYEVLHALPYNFKVDDQDYIEDPLGMNAARLEVETHIITTQKANLNNLKKAVSGAGIEVENIILSGYASSISTINDDEKELGVAVIDIGGNTSNITIHSGSSIRHNEFLGVGSNHVTNDLSMALHTPLSVAESVKIDYGSLLTPSNDLIELPMIGDEKTTHEVSLEVVHNVIYARVEETLMILAQFIENSGLKDQLGAGIVLTGGLSKMEGIRELAVATFDSGPVRLARPKEMEGLFDDIRGPEFASAVGLVMYAAKNYTPYEIDVNKHVRHSNETPLESVSVNFKENSEIPVAPIAEEDVKETLVSLPDKKEKKSDEASSFNKFWNWATQLF, encoded by the coding sequence TTGGCAAGAACCGTACTAGCCATAGATATTGGGTCTACAAAAATATGTGCAATTATTGCAAGAATAGACGATGACAACTCTTGTGCAGCTATCGGTGCAGGAATTACCAAGGCACAAGGTCTTAAACGTGGAACAATAACCAACATCGAACTAGCCTCAAAGTCTATAAAACAAGCCGTTGACGATGCAAAACGCGTAGCTGCAACCGATGTTAAAAGTGCAATAGTATCTATTTCAGGTTCTTATACAAAAAGTCTTAACTCTTCAGGTATCGTAAATATCCAAAATAAAGAGATAAGCTTTAACGAAATTGAGCGTGTTATGCAGACATCATTGTATAATGCCAACATACCAAACGAGTATGAAGTACTTCATGCACTGCCTTATAACTTTAAAGTAGATGACCAAGATTATATAGAAGACCCACTGGGAATGAATGCAGCTCGCTTAGAGGTTGAAACTCATATCATCACTACACAAAAAGCAAATCTTAACAATCTTAAAAAAGCAGTTAGCGGTGCGGGAATAGAAGTTGAAAATATAATTCTTAGCGGATATGCATCTTCGATATCGACAATTAACGATGATGAAAAAGAGCTTGGTGTAGCTGTAATTGATATAGGCGGTAATACTTCAAACATAACTATACATTCAGGTAGTTCTATAAGACATAACGAATTTTTAGGCGTAGGAAGCAACCATGTAACAAATGACTTATCTATGGCACTTCATACTCCTCTTAGCGTAGCTGAGAGTGTAAAGATTGATTACGGTTCACTCCTAACTCCTAGTAACGACTTAATAGAATTACCGATGATTGGTGATGAAAAAACGACTCATGAAGTATCTCTTGAAGTTGTACATAACGTAATTTACGCTAGAGTTGAAGAGACACTTATGATTTTGGCTCAGTTTATTGAAAACAGCGGCTTAAAAGATCAGCTTGGTGCCGGTATAGTTCTAACGGGAGGGCTTTCAAAAATGGAAGGCATCCGTGAACTTGCCGTAGCTACATTTGACAGTGGTCCGGTAAGACTGGCTCGCCCAAAAGAGATGGAAGGTCTATTTGACGATATAAGAGGACCGGAATTTGCTAGTGCTGTAGGATTGGTAATGTATGCTGCAAAGAACTATACACCTTATGAAATAGATGTAAATAAGCATGTAAGACATTCAAACGAAACACCTCTTGAGAGTGTGAGTGTGAATTTCAAAGAAAATTCTGAAATACCTGTAGCCCCAATAGCGGAGGAAGACGTAAAAGAAACGCTAGTTTCTCTTCCTGATAAGAAAGAGAAAAAAAGTGATGAAGCTTCATCATTTAATAAATTTTGGAACTGGGCTACCCAGTTATTTTAA
- the ftsZ gene encoding cell division protein FtsZ: MSDAFVVEEVQGLNGARIIAVGVGGGGGNMIGHMLNEGITGIEMISVNTDAQVLQNSQSTKIQIGAKLTKGLGAGMKPEIGKESALESYDEIRAALDGADIVFISAGLGGGTGTGAAPVVAQIAKDVGALTISVVTKPFMFEGKKRQKLAESGLEELKRESDSIVVIPNDKLLSIIDRKLGLKDSFKIVDSVLAQAVSGTSGVILSSGSNDINLDFADLKTVMNHKGMALMGVGEHEGDNAAYEAIKSAIESPLLDNMSINGAMGVLVHFSMHPDFPTMEIYSAMEVVNESAHEDADIIFGTSTDESLNENYVKITIVATGFEQKEEKLTNNEDFVSETPAPIAKSRPRLVVGGDMDESHLDVPSYMRRQQD, encoded by the coding sequence ATGAGTGATGCATTTGTAGTTGAAGAAGTTCAAGGATTAAACGGTGCAAGAATCATAGCTGTCGGTGTCGGCGGCGGCGGCGGAAATATGATTGGGCATATGTTAAACGAAGGAATTACAGGCATTGAAATGATTAGTGTAAATACTGATGCCCAAGTTCTACAAAACAGCCAGTCAACAAAGATTCAAATCGGTGCTAAACTTACTAAAGGTCTAGGGGCTGGAATGAAACCCGAGATAGGTAAAGAGAGTGCACTAGAGAGTTATGATGAGATTCGTGCAGCTCTTGATGGAGCCGACATAGTATTTATCTCTGCAGGTCTTGGCGGTGGAACAGGTACCGGTGCAGCGCCTGTTGTGGCACAGATTGCTAAAGATGTAGGTGCACTTACAATCAGTGTAGTTACAAAACCTTTTATGTTTGAGGGTAAAAAAAGACAAAAACTTGCTGAAAGCGGTCTTGAAGAATTAAAGCGTGAAAGTGACTCTATAGTTGTAATTCCAAACGATAAACTTTTATCTATCATAGATAGAAAACTGGGACTTAAAGACAGTTTTAAAATTGTTGACAGTGTACTTGCTCAAGCTGTAAGCGGAACAAGCGGTGTTATTTTATCTAGCGGGTCTAATGATATCAACCTTGACTTTGCCGACTTAAAAACCGTAATGAACCATAAAGGTATGGCTCTTATGGGTGTAGGTGAACATGAAGGTGACAATGCGGCATATGAAGCTATAAAATCGGCTATTGAATCTCCGCTGCTTGATAATATGAGCATCAACGGTGCTATGGGTGTTCTTGTTCACTTCTCTATGCATCCTGATTTTCCGACTATGGAAATTTACTCTGCTATGGAAGTTGTAAATGAGTCTGCACACGAAGATGCCGACATCATCTTCGGTACATCTACAGATGAGTCTCTTAATGAAAACTATGTAAAAATCACTATAGTAGCTACAGGATTTGAGCAAAAAGAGGAAAAACTTACTAACAATGAAGACTTTGTAAGTGAGACTCCTGCTCCTATAGCTAAATCACGCCCGCGTTTAGTTGTCGGCGGTGATATGGATGAGAGCCACTTAGATGTGCCTTCATATATGAGAAGACAGCAAGATTAG
- a CDS encoding ABC transporter ATP-binding protein — protein sequence MIEFKNINKSYKLGKNNVVTALKDINIDIKEGSLVVLKGASGSGKSSILSLVSAISKPTSGEVIVDNKQISKLTDRFASEYRLNNIGIVFQKYNLVEDISVEQNVILPLIPKNMNSDLVENKVDAALEMFDIKHYKHTTVKNLSGGEQQRVAIARAYINSPKIIIADEPTANLDEKLSLNFINIIKDLKEKNKTIIIATHDPLFFDLDIVDKYIEMKNGSIV from the coding sequence ATGATAGAGTTTAAAAATATTAACAAAAGCTATAAACTTGGAAAAAACAATGTAGTAACTGCTTTAAAAGATATAAATATAGATATAAAAGAGGGTAGTTTGGTTGTACTAAAAGGTGCAAGCGGTAGCGGTAAAAGTAGCATACTCTCACTTGTATCGGCTATATCCAAGCCTACTAGCGGTGAAGTTATAGTAGATAATAAACAGATATCAAAACTCACGGACAGGTTTGCATCTGAGTATAGACTAAACAACATCGGTATAGTTTTTCAAAAGTATAATCTAGTTGAAGATATATCGGTTGAACAAAATGTAATCTTACCTTTGATTCCTAAAAACATGAACTCGGATTTAGTTGAGAACAAGGTAGATGCAGCCCTGGAGATGTTTGATATAAAACATTATAAACACACGACCGTTAAAAACCTCTCAGGAGGTGAACAACAACGCGTGGCAATCGCGAGAGCTTATATAAACTCTCCTAAAATTATAATAGCGGATGAGCCTACGGCAAATCTGGATGAAAAACTCTCACTTAATTTTATAAATATCATAAAAGATTTAAAAGAAAAAAATAAGACAATCATAATAGCTACACACGATCCTTTGTTTTTTGATTTGGATATTGTAGATAAATATATTGAGATGAAAAACGGGTCTATTGTATGA
- a CDS encoding ABC transporter permease gives MNRYINLYLLEYSINSLLRQKYKNIFITTILTFLIFILSSMFFITSSIKNELQYSVESLPEITVQKLISGKHYDIEVSRVDEILSITGVNDVTARVWGYYYFVNAGVNFTLVGIEQFEKQYKNSLQNLVDATKNFDESNAYVGQGVKEIMSKNYFKEYFNFILPDGSLKKIDIGGTFKSDTNLESNDVIVLSKENMRSIYGMSDEYATDIVVKVANPDEVVTVAAKIKLLYPDTRVITKNDLKVSYQNIFDYKSGVFLALFIVSLFTFFIIVFDKSSGLSSSERKEIGVLKAIGWSLDDVLKEKFYEGALISIFAYLLGIFLALGFVYGLGAPLLRDIFSGYSELKVAFELPFVFDIQTMVLVFFLSVPIYIASIIIPSWRVATMDADEVMR, from the coding sequence ATGAATAGATATATAAACCTTTATCTCCTTGAGTATTCAATAAACTCCTTATTACGTCAAAAATATAAAAATATTTTTATAACTACGATACTTACTTTTTTGATTTTTATTTTATCGAGTATGTTTTTCATAACATCATCCATAAAAAATGAACTCCAATACAGTGTTGAATCACTTCCTGAGATTACGGTTCAAAAACTTATATCTGGAAAACACTATGATATTGAAGTAAGCAGAGTTGATGAAATACTCTCAATAACCGGTGTAAACGATGTAACGGCAAGGGTATGGGGGTATTACTACTTTGTAAATGCAGGTGTTAACTTTACCCTTGTGGGAATCGAGCAGTTTGAGAAGCAGTATAAAAATTCACTTCAAAATCTGGTAGATGCTACAAAAAATTTCGATGAATCTAATGCATATGTAGGACAGGGTGTTAAAGAGATAATGAGTAAAAACTACTTTAAAGAGTATTTTAATTTTATACTTCCTGATGGTTCACTAAAAAAGATAGACATTGGCGGTACATTTAAATCAGATACTAACTTGGAATCAAATGACGTAATAGTGCTCTCAAAAGAAAATATGCGTAGCATCTACGGTATGAGCGATGAATATGCAACGGATATAGTGGTGAAAGTTGCAAATCCTGATGAAGTAGTTACCGTAGCTGCTAAGATAAAACTTTTATATCCCGATACCAGAGTTATTACAAAAAATGACTTAAAAGTATCGTATCAAAACATTTTTGATTATAAAAGCGGAGTATTTTTAGCTCTTTTTATCGTAAGTCTTTTTACTTTTTTTATAATAGTGTTTGATAAATCAAGCGGACTCAGTTCAAGCGAGAGAAAAGAGATAGGCGTTCTTAAAGCAATAGGATGGAGCTTGGATGATGTCCTTAAAGAGAAGTTTTACGAGGGTGCACTTATCTCAATATTTGCTTATCTTTTGGGAATATTTTTAGCACTTGGTTTTGTTTACGGACTGGGAGCTCCTCTTTTAAGAGACATATTTAGCGGTTACAGCGAGTTAAAGGTGGCATTTGAATTGCCTTTTGTTTTCGATATACAGACAATGGTGCTAGTATTTTTCCTAAGTGTACCTATATACATAGCATCTATCATAATACCGTCTTGGCGTGTAGCTACTATGGATGCAGACGAGGTGATGAGATGA
- a CDS encoding DUF4149 domain-containing protein yields MRRNIYLDFSYLLVLSATLGGVLVLGTLVAPVVFHNSSLGMEVFVDKHNAGIMMAEIFHRFSYWLYFVSFYVLAYELYMYKIGQRDTYVFVGATLVSFSALMFSAVYAPKILSMQSLGREATQSDTFLSVHMASEIDFKILAVGLLLLFIRRLMLMRTR; encoded by the coding sequence ATGAGAAGAAATATTTATTTGGATTTTAGTTATTTGTTAGTTTTATCGGCTACTTTAGGTGGCGTTTTAGTTCTTGGAACTTTAGTCGCCCCCGTAGTATTTCATAACTCTTCTTTGGGAATGGAAGTTTTTGTAGATAAGCACAATGCAGGAATTATGATGGCTGAAATTTTTCATCGTTTTTCTTACTGGCTTTATTTTGTATCTTTTTATGTACTTGCTTATGAGTTGTATATGTACAAAATAGGGCAGAGAGATACTTATGTATTTGTAGGTGCTACGCTTGTTTCATTTAGCGCTTTAATGTTTTCGGCAGTTTATGCTCCTAAAATTTTGAGTATGCAGAGTTTGGGTCGTGAAGCTACGCAAAGTGATACTTTCTTGTCTGTTCACATGGCAAGTGAGATAGATTTTAAAATACTTGCAGTGGGTCTTCTTCTTTTGTTTATAAGACGCTTAATGCTTATGCGTACAAGATAA